In a genomic window of [Empedobacter] haloabium:
- a CDS encoding TonB-dependent receptor, with product MKQFKLTAIALAAAQIAMMSSQGAHAQAGQAADAPVTVVVTGQRGSIESAQKIKQDSDEIVDSIVAEDIGKLPDRSVTEVLQRVVGVTIDRTMSRGDPEHYSVEGSGVSIRGLSLVRSELNGRDSFSANGGRSLNFEDVPPELMAGLDVYKNPSAEQIEGGIGGLVNLRTALPFDFKGAKVGISAQSTYSELRKGKWSPSGSALLSNRWKTGIGEIGALVDYAYSESGTRTDGFQVEPYYPRNDIEPGKTVWVPKGTQWRTLNFDRKRQGLYGALQWKANADLRSHLTYFKSKYEMQWDEQALFAASNPYNIGLRPGATYSPSGALLTGTMFDRVDPGINFGDDTRIATRKSDTTDISWNVTWRANERWSFTSDLQRIKAKTRGLDSTVATGVLMPEQQIDLSGNVPNLVFTDAQRAYLANPNSYYWAFTQEHLDRSDASSKAWKGDAKYTFDHPFLRDLRFGVRFAKRDSVNETSNPDYNWSPISQTWQLGNNIDNLAWLADPRFSGATHLTTFPNFFNGKANVPSLVFPDTSWATGFPGSYAALHEFHNILCAERAARTGQAQNCATWSPAKFGGNPSGINEQSEKTKALFGQLRFGFDDWKYPVDGNVGVRYVKTEMEARGYTVFTPPSVTVPPGNTVPGPAVPVIPAFSADQQYENSYHNVLPSLNLRMKARDDLQFRFALSKAISRPDFKDLQGYATLTQDVKLTNFPLENRTVVNSMTLTGEGKGNPLLRPTTATQVDLTAEWYFGRSNSLTVAVFNKRLKDVIVQQTYDYQIPDVNGTMQNFTVTGPVNGASGRATGVEIAYQQYFDKLPGALSGLGVQVNYTFVDSNTKPYRPTFSPYCSGGNTAANLNLNQNGCDTDGRGFGNLPLQYLSRNSYNLALLYDKGPWSARLAWSWRSKNLQGLNVNGTRGGDGTDTNPASPTFGQRNVGWALPLWSDAYGQLDGSLSYQLDERTSLGVEAQNLTDAKAKQLMQQGIGMMGRAWFVSGRRYTAQLRYAF from the coding sequence ATCGTGGCCGAGGACATCGGCAAGCTGCCCGACCGCTCCGTCACCGAGGTGCTGCAGCGCGTGGTCGGCGTGACGATCGACCGCACCATGAGCCGCGGCGACCCGGAACACTATTCGGTGGAAGGCTCGGGCGTGTCGATTCGCGGCCTGTCGCTGGTGCGTTCGGAGCTGAACGGACGCGACTCGTTCTCCGCCAACGGCGGCCGCTCGCTCAATTTCGAAGACGTGCCGCCCGAACTGATGGCGGGCCTGGATGTCTACAAGAACCCGTCCGCCGAGCAAATCGAGGGCGGCATCGGTGGCCTCGTGAACCTGCGCACGGCGCTGCCGTTCGACTTCAAGGGCGCCAAGGTCGGCATCTCGGCCCAGTCGACGTATTCGGAACTGCGGAAGGGCAAATGGTCGCCGTCCGGCTCGGCGCTGCTGTCGAACCGCTGGAAGACCGGCATCGGCGAGATCGGCGCGCTGGTGGACTACGCCTACTCCGAGAGCGGCACCCGCACGGATGGCTTCCAGGTCGAGCCGTACTACCCGCGCAACGACATCGAGCCGGGCAAGACGGTGTGGGTGCCGAAAGGCACGCAATGGCGCACCCTGAACTTCGACCGCAAGCGCCAGGGCCTGTACGGCGCGCTGCAGTGGAAGGCCAACGCCGACCTGCGCTCGCACCTGACGTACTTCAAGTCGAAGTACGAGATGCAGTGGGACGAGCAGGCGCTGTTCGCCGCGTCCAACCCCTACAATATCGGCCTGCGGCCGGGCGCCACCTACAGCCCGTCCGGGGCGCTGCTGACCGGCACGATGTTCGACCGCGTCGACCCTGGCATCAACTTCGGCGACGACACCCGCATCGCCACCCGCAAGTCGGACACCACCGACATCTCGTGGAACGTGACGTGGCGTGCCAATGAGCGCTGGTCGTTCACCTCCGACCTGCAGCGCATCAAGGCAAAGACGCGCGGGCTGGACTCCACCGTGGCCACGGGCGTGCTGATGCCGGAACAGCAGATCGACCTGTCCGGCAATGTGCCGAACCTGGTCTTCACCGATGCCCAGCGCGCCTACCTGGCCAATCCGAACAGCTACTACTGGGCCTTCACGCAGGAGCACCTCGACCGCAGCGACGCCAGCTCGAAGGCGTGGAAGGGCGACGCCAAGTACACCTTCGACCATCCATTCCTGCGCGACCTGCGCTTCGGCGTGCGCTTTGCCAAACGCGACTCCGTCAACGAGACCTCGAACCCCGACTACAACTGGTCGCCGATCTCGCAGACCTGGCAGCTCGGTAACAATATCGACAACCTGGCCTGGCTGGCCGACCCGCGCTTCTCGGGCGCCACGCACCTGACCACGTTCCCCAACTTCTTCAACGGCAAGGCGAACGTGCCATCGCTCGTGTTCCCGGATACCTCGTGGGCCACCGGCTTCCCGGGTTCGTACGCGGCGCTGCACGAGTTCCACAACATCCTGTGCGCCGAGCGCGCCGCGCGCACCGGCCAGGCACAGAACTGCGCCACCTGGAGCCCGGCCAAGTTCGGCGGCAACCCCTCCGGCATCAACGAGCAGTCGGAGAAAACGAAGGCGCTGTTCGGCCAGCTGCGCTTCGGCTTCGACGACTGGAAGTATCCGGTCGACGGCAACGTGGGCGTGCGCTACGTGAAGACGGAGATGGAGGCGCGCGGCTATACGGTGTTCACGCCGCCGTCGGTCACGGTCCCGCCGGGGAACACCGTGCCGGGACCTGCCGTGCCGGTGATTCCCGCCTTCTCCGCGGACCAGCAATACGAGAACTCGTACCACAACGTGCTGCCCAGCCTGAACCTGCGCATGAAGGCGCGCGACGACCTGCAGTTCCGCTTCGCGCTGTCGAAAGCCATCTCGCGGCCCGACTTCAAGGACCTGCAGGGCTACGCCACGCTGACGCAGGACGTCAAGCTGACCAACTTCCCGCTGGAGAACCGCACCGTCGTCAACAGCATGACCCTGACGGGCGAGGGCAAGGGCAATCCGCTGCTGCGCCCTACCACGGCCACGCAGGTGGACCTGACGGCCGAGTGGTACTTCGGCCGTTCCAATTCGCTGACGGTCGCAGTGTTCAACAAGCGGCTGAAGGACGTCATCGTCCAGCAAACCTATGACTACCAGATCCCGGACGTCAACGGCACGATGCAGAACTTCACGGTCACGGGGCCGGTGAACGGCGCCAGCGGCCGCGCCACCGGCGTGGAGATCGCCTACCAGCAGTACTTCGACAAGCTGCCCGGCGCGCTGTCCGGCCTCGGGGTGCAGGTCAACTACACTTTCGTGGACAGCAATACGAAGCCGTACCGCCCCACCTTCTCGCCTTACTGCTCGGGCGGCAACACGGCGGCCAACCTGAACCTGAACCAGAACGGCTGCGACACGGACGGCCGCGGTTTCGGCAACCTGCCGCTGCAATACCTGTCGCGCAACTCGTACAACCTCGCCCTCCTGTACGACAAGGGGCCGTGGTCGGCGCGCCTGGCCTGGAGCTGGCGCTCGAAGAACCTGCAGGGGCTGAACGTCAACGGCACCCGCGGTGGCGACGGCACCGACACCAATCCCGCCAGCCCGACCTTCGGCCAGCGCAATGTCGGCTGGGCGCTGCCGCTGTGGTCCGACGCCTATGGCCAGCTCGATGGCTCGCTGTCGTACCAGCTCGACGAGCGCACCTCGCTGGGCGTGGAAGCACAGAACCTGACGGACGCCAAGGCCAAGCAGCTGATGCAGCAAGGGATCGGCATGATGGGACGGGCCTGGTTCGTGTCCGGCCGGCGCTATACGGCACAACTGCGCTATGCTTTCTGA